A stretch of the Acyrthosiphon pisum isolate AL4f chromosome A2, pea_aphid_22Mar2018_4r6ur, whole genome shotgun sequence genome encodes the following:
- the LOC100169210 gene encoding major facilitator superfamily domain-containing protein 6-like protein B: protein MGLEMKCESEIIMIVRADTVQQNTSIFNDENNDELITCKLTCQNTKSYDHQISKSNNRSDFCDYWTTTTFNSDIENINDHSRIDVTLKLKDTEQTESSYVFHLSSAQMNGTEIPLTCQCRLKTFCHISCPNEDIMLIATVPAYRGNVFNLYQFWIFLMTVSAFSSCAAITITLQNPICLDILEDKPEDYGKQKCWSSFGWGIFSIFIGWLVDWFSVGKKEKDYSPVFYSCILLTICNLFVISKLKVTETKKSKGKWKSIYGLFTKHYVIVFYIWVASTSFLHTIITHFLFWYMEDLVFANNNHDQRAWLKTLQGLAQGIQCFGGEIPFYFWSGCIIRKMGHINCMAIVMGAMAIRMYLYTVIWNPAWIIAIELLNGVSYALGGSVKMSYAKIMSPEDTTNTVIGIIALFDCIGESLGSLLGGYLFYSYGGVWSFRFFACSSALMCFLNILSNRFGLTKDLKNCNFVAVSTTENNQKQ from the exons CTGACTTGTCAAAATACGAAGTCGTATGACCACCAAATAAGTAAATCGAACAATCGATCAGATTTCTGCGATTATTGGACGACAACCACGTTCAATAGTGATATCGAAAATATAAACGATCATAGTCGGATTGATGTTACGTTGAAATTGAAAGATACGGAACAA ACCGAAAGTTCGTATGTTTTCCACTTGTCGTCCGCCCAAATGAACGGTACGGAAATTCCTCTAACATGCCAATGtcgtttaaaaacattttgccaCATCTCATGTCCTAATGAAGACATAATGCTTATAGCCACTGTGCCAGCATACAGAggaaacgtttttaatttgtatcaattttggatttttttgatGACTGTGTCTGCGTTCTCGTCTTGCGCAGCTATAACGATAACTTTACAAAACCCAATATGTCTCGATattttag AAGACAAACCCGAGGATTACGGAAAACAAAAATGTTGGTCATCATTTGGTTGGGGAATTTTTTCCATATTCATCGGGTGGCTTGTGGACTGGTTTAGCGTCGGTAAAAAGGAAAAAGATTATTCGCCGGTTTTTTATTCGTGTATTTTACtcacaatttgtaatttatttgtcaTAAGTAAACTCAAA GTAACCGAAACGAAGAAATCCAAAGGAAAATGGAAGAGTATATATGGACTGTTTACTAAACATTATgtgattgtattttatatatgggTAGCATCAACCTCGTTTCTTCATACGATTATTACACATTTTCTATTCTG gTACATGGAGGATTTGGTGTTTGCCAACAATAACCACGACCAGCGGGCGTGGCTTAAAACGCTCCAAGGTCTAGCTCAAGGCATCCAGTGTTTTGGCGGTGAAATTCCATTTTATTTCTGGTCCGGTTGCATAATCAGAAAGATGGGTCACATCAACTGCATGGCCATAGTGATGGGAGCCATGGCCATCAGGATGTATCTTTACACAGTCATCTGGAATCCAGCTTGGATCATTGCAATAGAGCTATTGAACGGCGTGTCGTACGCGTTGGGAGGGTCGGTGAAAATGTCGTACGCGAAAATTATGTCACCCGAGGACACCACGAACACTGTAATCGGGATAATAGCGCTTTTCGATTGCATtg gtgaaTCTTTAGGTAGTCTACTGGGCGGATATTTATTCTATTCATACGGTGGAGTGTGGTCGTTTCGATTTTTCGCCTGCAGTTCTGCTTTGATGTGCTTTTTAAACATACTAAGTAATCGTTTTGGATTGACTAAAGatttgaaaaattgtaattttgtcgCAGTGTCTACGACAGAAAATAACCAGAAACAATGA
- the LOC107884728 gene encoding uncharacterized protein LOC107884728, with protein MLFIVVLCLALFTSPSATVAAPVIMATDGLADNSNFRLWPRRSSPPDAFVPTWMAAEGPTDNQNFQPWSPYHYQCDHHAKVTKSTPDVFHNRIGLHHDRSSMVTKFTPAVFLTRTNHYHYRSSVVTKSTPAMFHTRAGHYHDRSSMVTKSIPAMLHTRANHYHYHSSAVTKSTPAVFHTRANHYHYHSSAVTKSTPAVFHTRANHYHYRSSVVTKSTPAVCHTSAGHYHDRLSVVTKPDSAVVYTKADHYHDRSSVATESDSAVVYTRADHYHDRLSVVTKPDSAVVYTKADHYHDRTSVATEPDSAVVYTRADHYRDPSSVVTQSTPAAVYTKEDHYQDRSSVITEPHQASAYIRNQQDHSTTVTDDKPSPYPNNHIELQPPSSMENTVAEDISAYARYYDESGEDFVDDDYYSLYGFVPVIFLVTFVLLYPSFYCYSTRRKKTNGFYLQTNSCSCKAKYILCSE; from the exons atgctattcatCGTCGTCCTGTGTTTGGCGTTGTTCACGTCACCGTCCGCCACCGTTGCCGCTCCTGTGATAATGGCCACCGACGGACTGGCTGACAACAGTAACTTTCGACTCTGGCCGCGGCGATCGTCACCACCCGACGCCTTTGTCCCCACGTGGATGGCTGCCGAAGGACCGACTGACAACCAAAACTTTCAGCCTTGGTCACCATATCACTACCAGTGTGACCACCACGCAAAGGTGACCAAGTCCACCCCAGATGTGTTCCACAACAGGATAGGCCTTCACCACGACCGCTCAAGCATGGTAACCAAGTTCACCCCAGCCGTGTTCCTCACCAGGACAAACCATTACCACTACCGCTCGAGCGTGGTAACCAAGTCTACCCCAGCTATGTTCCACACCAGGGCAGGTCATTACCACGACCGTTCAAGCATGGTAACCAAGTCCATTCCAGCCATGCTCCACACCAGGGCAAACCATTACCACTACCACTCGAGCGCGGTAACCAAGTCTACCCCAGCCGTGTTCCACACCCGGGCAAACCATTACCACTACCACTCGAGCGCGGTAACCAAGTCTACCCCAGCCGTGTTCCACACCAGGGCAAACCATTACCACTACCGCTCGAGCGTGGTAACCAAGTCTACCCCAGCTGTGTGTCACACCAGTGCAGGCCATTACCACGACCGCTTAAGCGTGGTAACTAAGCCTGACTCAGCTGTGGTCTACACCAAGGCAGACCATTACCACGACCGTTCGAGCGTGGCAACTGAGTCTGACTCAGCTGTGGTCTACACCAGGGCAGACCATTACCACGACCGCTTGAGCGTGGTAACTAAGCCTGACTCAGCTGTGGTCTACACCAAGGCAGACCATTACCACGACCGTACAAGCGTGGCAACTGAGCCTGACTCAGCTGTGGTCTACACCAGGGCAGACCATTACCGCGATCCCTCGAGCGTGGTAACCCAGTCTACCCCAGCCGCAGTCTACACCAAGGAAGACCATTACCAGGACCGTTCGAGCGTTATAACCGAGCCCCACCAGGCCTCAGCATACATCAGGAATCAACAAGATCACTCAACCACGGTCACCGATGACAAACCTAGTCCCTACCCGAATAATCATATTGAGCTGCAGCCGCCGTCATCGATGGAAAATACTGTTGCAGAAGACATTTCGGCGTACGCCCG TTATTATGACGAATCTGGAGAAGACTTCGTCGACGACGACTACTACTCGTTGTACGGTTTCGTTCCGGTTATTTTTCTGGTGACGTTTGTGTTGTTGTATCCGAGTTTTTATTGCTATAGTACTCGAAGAAAGAAAACAAACGGTTTTTATTTGCAAACAAATAGCTGCAGTTGTAaagctaaatatattttatgttcggAATAA